Proteins encoded together in one Fimbriiglobus ruber window:
- a CDS encoding efflux RND transporter periplasmic adaptor subunit, with protein sequence MAQYSYFLTFCRRPSGRVATFLVLGAGLFALGCQQQKQAPAAPPPPLVTVTKPSTASVQAYYEYNGYLDAVESVEIRARVKGYLLAVNFHEGDEVKVGDSLYTIDPREYVAVVAKCKADIAKSTADMANGRAQIQLAQADLDRMNRLAASVSQSEHDKAVATVAANKAQYDVAVANKEAAEAALQTAELDESYTKILAPISGRISRTRVTRGNLVGQGETTLLTTIVSLDPLYVYYDAPEKDLVEYHLSLKDQPKDGAVAALPVAVGVATEEGFPHLGRIDFRENRVDTGTGTVRIRGLVPNPLVGTGNSRVLYPGLFTRVQVPNGSAATRLVLPEDALMTGQEGRYVFVVGKDNVIQKRTVTVGVQVWRAPPPGTPDGPKWTLTNPNPPAPKPDAKIPPPSTSIPVRSVVAILKGLEAGDVVVVNGLQKARPGAPVTPEEWDFSPPAPAPQAKK encoded by the coding sequence ATGGCACAATACTCATACTTCCTTACGTTTTGCCGGCGGCCGTCCGGGCGCGTCGCGACGTTCCTGGTTCTCGGAGCGGGCCTTTTCGCGCTCGGCTGCCAGCAACAAAAGCAGGCCCCGGCCGCGCCGCCGCCGCCGTTAGTCACCGTAACCAAGCCTTCGACCGCCTCGGTCCAGGCTTATTACGAGTACAACGGGTATCTCGACGCGGTCGAATCCGTTGAGATTCGGGCCCGCGTGAAGGGCTACCTGTTGGCCGTGAACTTCCACGAAGGGGACGAAGTCAAAGTCGGCGATTCGCTTTACACAATCGACCCACGAGAGTACGTCGCCGTGGTCGCCAAGTGCAAGGCGGACATCGCCAAGTCGACCGCGGACATGGCCAACGGCAGGGCCCAGATCCAGCTCGCCCAGGCCGACCTCGACCGCATGAATCGCCTGGCCGCGTCCGTTTCACAGAGCGAGCACGATAAGGCGGTCGCCACAGTTGCGGCCAACAAAGCTCAATATGATGTGGCGGTGGCGAACAAGGAGGCTGCGGAAGCCGCCCTGCAGACGGCCGAACTCGACGAGAGTTACACGAAGATTCTCGCGCCGATCTCCGGCCGAATCAGCCGGACGCGGGTGACACGGGGGAACCTGGTCGGTCAAGGCGAGACGACTCTGCTCACCACGATTGTCAGCCTCGATCCCCTCTACGTCTATTACGACGCCCCCGAAAAAGATCTCGTCGAATACCACCTGTCGTTGAAAGACCAACCGAAGGACGGGGCCGTTGCGGCTTTGCCCGTCGCGGTCGGGGTGGCGACCGAAGAAGGGTTCCCGCACCTCGGCCGGATCGACTTCCGCGAGAACCGGGTCGACACCGGGACGGGAACGGTCCGCATCCGCGGGCTGGTGCCGAATCCGCTGGTCGGGACCGGGAACAGCCGCGTTCTTTACCCCGGTCTCTTTACCCGGGTCCAGGTTCCGAACGGTTCCGCCGCGACCCGACTCGTCCTCCCCGAAGACGCCCTGATGACCGGACAGGAGGGAAGGTACGTCTTCGTGGTCGGCAAGGACAACGTGATCCAGAAGCGCACGGTGACGGTCGGCGTGCAGGTCTGGCGGGCTCCGCCGCCGGGCACACCGGACGGGCCCAAGTGGACCCTGACGAACCCCAACCCACCCGCGCCGAAGCCGGACGCGAAAATACCGCCGCCGTCGACGTCGATTCCGGTCCGTTCGGTGGTAGCCATTTTGAAGGGGCTCGAAGCCGGCGACGTGGTGGTCGTGAACGGACTTCAGAAGGCCCGCCCGGGTGCCCCGGTCACGCCCGAGGAGTGGGACTTCAGCCCGCCCGCTCCCGCACCCCAGGCGAAGAAGTAA
- a CDS encoding multidrug efflux RND transporter permease subunit, producing the protein MMSRFFIDRPIFANVIAIMTILFGFVALARLPVERYPAITPPTVVVTTTYPGANAKVVADTVAAPIEQQINGVENMMYMSSTSSSDGSYQLTITFEIGTNLDDAQVLVQNRLSVAEPTLPEEVRRQGVTVKKQSPNILLCVSLTSRSGTYDGLFLSNYATLRLRDELSRLPGVGEVTVRGIGSYAMRIWLDPDKLAARQLTTQDVNAALARQNVQVAAGQLGQPPNPSGQSFQLTVLTLGRLTDPSEFEGVVIKSGANGQIVYLRDVARVELGAQAYDSFTEVSETEAANILIFQLPGSNALDVANAIRARMEEIKPTLPEGMEYIIPFDTTKFVEAAINNVYRTLIEAGVLVLIVILVFLQSWRALLVPATTVPVTIIGAFAFMYLFGFSVNLLTLFGLVLAIGIVVDDAIVIVENASHHIERGLAPREATIQAMREVTGPVIAITFVLMAVFIPTALMGGITGQMYRQFALTIAATAVISAVNALTLKPAQCAAYLRPNAGRNMFTRLFDFFYRPLEAVYAWVIRQLLKAWWLLMFAFVGVAVFTGWWYEQVPKGFLPTEDEGYALIAVQLPDSASLDRTREVVAKMNKVFSRYREKGLVENWFVLGGISLLDGTNAPNGATAFPTWTDWSKRTDPKASQQALVQDLQMELGSMQEAFILVIVPPSIQGLGFAGGFQMQIEDREGVGLEILQERTQAVIDEARKRPEINPMRTATSFRAGVPQIFLNIDRVKAEKMGVTVNDIFAALQTNLGSVYVNDFNKFGRTYQVRVQADARYRSDPGLLRRLEVRNREGGRVPLGTLLSVESQVGPLSVTRYNLYPTASINGATAGPQVSSGDALKAMEEVAGKVLPPSMGYDWTAIAYQEKKVNGSAVFGFPQAVIIFTIAVFLVYLVLAAQYESWLLPLAVILVVPLGLLGVVAGVVFRGLDNNIYTQIGVVLIIALASKNAILIVEFARELRLAGRSIREAAIEASRMRFRPILMTSIAFILGVVPLVTATGAGASSRQALGTAVFGGMITSTVLAVFFVPAFYVAIQGLIELINGPPKIVPGGGHGIGGDEPAAVVLTTANGHGHGTTANGHHPTPHGAADGTVPAH; encoded by the coding sequence ATAATGTCCAGGTTCTTTATCGACCGCCCGATCTTCGCGAACGTGATCGCCATCATGACGATCCTGTTCGGGTTCGTGGCCCTCGCCCGGTTGCCAGTCGAGCGGTACCCGGCGATCACGCCGCCCACGGTGGTCGTCACCACCACGTACCCGGGGGCGAACGCCAAGGTCGTGGCCGACACCGTGGCCGCCCCGATCGAGCAGCAGATCAACGGGGTGGAGAACATGATGTACATGTCCTCCACCAGTTCGTCGGACGGCAGCTACCAGCTCACCATCACGTTCGAGATCGGCACCAACCTGGACGACGCCCAGGTACTCGTCCAGAACCGCCTGAGCGTGGCCGAGCCGACGCTGCCGGAGGAAGTCCGGCGGCAGGGCGTGACGGTCAAGAAGCAGTCGCCGAACATCCTGCTCTGCGTGTCGCTGACGTCGCGGTCCGGCACGTACGACGGGCTGTTCCTCTCGAACTACGCCACGCTCCGCCTGCGGGACGAACTGAGCCGGTTGCCGGGCGTGGGCGAGGTCACGGTTCGGGGCATCGGGTCCTACGCGATGCGGATCTGGCTCGATCCGGACAAGCTCGCCGCCCGCCAACTCACCACCCAGGATGTCAACGCCGCCCTCGCCCGGCAGAACGTCCAGGTGGCGGCCGGTCAGCTCGGGCAGCCGCCGAACCCGAGCGGGCAGTCGTTCCAGTTGACCGTCCTCACCCTGGGCCGACTGACCGACCCCAGTGAGTTCGAGGGCGTCGTCATCAAGTCCGGGGCGAACGGGCAGATCGTTTACCTCCGGGACGTGGCCCGCGTGGAACTCGGGGCCCAGGCGTACGACTCGTTCACCGAGGTGAGCGAGACCGAGGCGGCCAACATCCTGATCTTCCAGCTCCCGGGCTCGAACGCCCTCGACGTGGCCAACGCGATCCGCGCCCGGATGGAGGAGATCAAGCCGACCCTGCCGGAGGGGATGGAATACATCATCCCGTTCGACACGACCAAGTTCGTGGAAGCGGCCATCAACAACGTCTACCGGACGCTGATCGAGGCCGGCGTCCTGGTGCTGATCGTGATCCTGGTGTTCCTGCAAAGTTGGCGGGCCCTGCTCGTGCCGGCTACGACGGTGCCGGTCACGATCATCGGGGCGTTCGCGTTCATGTACCTGTTCGGCTTCTCGGTCAACCTGCTGACGCTGTTCGGGTTGGTGCTGGCGATCGGGATCGTGGTGGACGACGCCATCGTGATCGTCGAGAATGCGAGCCACCACATCGAGCGCGGACTGGCCCCGCGGGAAGCTACCATCCAGGCGATGAGGGAAGTGACCGGACCGGTCATCGCGATCACGTTCGTGTTAATGGCCGTGTTCATCCCGACGGCCCTCATGGGCGGGATCACCGGACAGATGTACCGCCAGTTCGCGCTGACGATCGCGGCGACCGCCGTCATCAGCGCGGTCAACGCCCTGACGCTGAAGCCGGCCCAGTGCGCCGCGTACCTCCGGCCGAACGCCGGCCGGAACATGTTCACCCGCCTCTTCGACTTCTTCTACCGCCCGTTGGAAGCCGTGTACGCGTGGGTCATCCGCCAGTTATTGAAGGCCTGGTGGCTGCTCATGTTCGCGTTCGTGGGAGTCGCCGTGTTCACCGGCTGGTGGTACGAACAGGTGCCCAAGGGGTTCCTGCCGACCGAGGACGAGGGGTACGCGCTGATCGCCGTCCAGCTCCCGGACAGCGCCTCGCTCGACCGGACCCGCGAGGTCGTGGCCAAGATGAACAAGGTGTTCAGCCGCTACCGGGAAAAGGGACTTGTTGAAAACTGGTTCGTTCTCGGCGGTATTTCCCTTCTAGACGGGACGAACGCGCCGAACGGTGCGACCGCGTTCCCGACCTGGACGGACTGGTCGAAACGAACAGACCCGAAAGCGTCTCAGCAGGCGCTGGTCCAAGACCTTCAGATGGAACTGGGCTCGATGCAGGAGGCGTTCATCCTCGTGATCGTGCCCCCGTCGATTCAGGGGCTCGGGTTCGCGGGCGGGTTCCAGATGCAGATCGAGGACCGCGAGGGCGTCGGGCTGGAAATCCTTCAGGAGCGGACCCAGGCGGTGATCGACGAGGCCCGCAAGCGGCCCGAGATCAACCCGATGCGGACGGCTACCAGCTTCCGGGCCGGGGTGCCGCAGATCTTCCTGAACATCGACCGGGTGAAGGCCGAGAAGATGGGCGTCACGGTCAACGACATCTTCGCCGCCTTGCAGACGAACCTCGGGTCGGTGTACGTGAACGACTTCAACAAGTTTGGCCGGACCTACCAGGTCCGCGTGCAGGCGGACGCCCGGTATCGGTCGGACCCTGGGTTGCTCCGCCGGCTGGAAGTTCGCAACCGCGAGGGCGGGCGGGTTCCGCTCGGGACACTGCTCTCGGTCGAAAGCCAAGTCGGCCCGCTGTCGGTCACGCGCTACAACCTGTACCCCACCGCGTCCATCAACGGAGCGACGGCGGGCCCCCAGGTCAGCTCCGGGGACGCGCTCAAGGCGATGGAAGAAGTCGCGGGCAAGGTGCTGCCGCCGTCGATGGGGTACGACTGGACGGCCATCGCGTACCAGGAAAAGAAGGTCAACGGGAGCGCCGTCTTCGGCTTCCCGCAGGCCGTGATCATCTTCACCATTGCCGTGTTCCTGGTTTATCTGGTCCTGGCCGCGCAGTACGAGAGTTGGTTGTTGCCGCTGGCGGTAATCCTGGTCGTCCCGCTCGGGCTTCTGGGGGTCGTGGCCGGCGTCGTCTTCCGCGGGCTCGACAACAACATTTACACCCAGATCGGGGTCGTACTCATCATCGCGCTGGCCAGTAAGAACGCGATCCTGATCGTGGAGTTCGCCCGCGAGCTGCGGCTCGCGGGGCGGAGTATCCGCGAGGCGGCAATCGAGGCGAGCCGGATGCGGTTCCGGCCGATTCTGATGACCTCGATCGCGTTCATCCTAGGCGTGGTCCCGCTCGTGACCGCGACGGGGGCCGGGGCGTCCAGCCGGCAGGCGCTCGGGACGGCCGTGTTCGGCGGGATGATTACCTCGACCGTGTTGGCCGTGTTCTTCGTCCCGGCGTTTTACGTGGCGATCCAGGGGCTGATCGAACTCATCAACGGCCCGCCCAAGATCGTCCCCGGCGGCGGCCACGGGATCGGCGGTGACGAGCCGGCGGCCGTCGTCCTCACGACCGCCAACGGCCACGGCCACGGCACTACGGCCAACGGCCACCACCCGACCCCACACGGAGCGGCCGACGGCACCGTTCCGGCGCACTGA
- a CDS encoding DoxX family protein — translation MTFTKIVRRESETFSPSNVALWGASLIIGLSFALLGGAKFLLPWAADQLAVHGIPTWVRFPVGTAEVVGGLMFLVPAVRLSGAGVLASVLVGGIATHVALEGVDATVVPFVGLLALIVLISWGLHRAAWWSRYATALDQFTARENLNDARGVWALPGQE, via the coding sequence ATGACATTCACCAAAATTGTTCGACGCGAATCGGAAACCTTTTCCCCCTCGAACGTCGCGCTCTGGGGCGCGAGCCTGATCATCGGACTGTCGTTCGCCCTACTGGGCGGGGCGAAATTTTTGCTCCCCTGGGCGGCCGATCAACTCGCGGTCCACGGCATCCCGACCTGGGTTCGGTTCCCGGTGGGAACGGCCGAAGTCGTCGGCGGCCTGATGTTTCTGGTGCCCGCCGTGCGACTGTCCGGTGCCGGTGTATTGGCGTCCGTGCTCGTCGGGGGGATCGCAACCCATGTCGCGCTGGAAGGCGTCGACGCCACCGTGGTCCCGTTCGTCGGCTTACTCGCCCTGATCGTCTTGATCAGTTGGGGGCTCCACCGGGCCGCCTGGTGGTCGCGGTATGCGACGGCCCTGGACCAGTTCACGGCCCGAGAGAACCTCAACGACGCCCGGGGCGTTTGGGCTCTGCCCGGTCAAGAATAA
- the trpD gene encoding anthranilate phosphoribosyltransferase, with the protein MELPRPAWFSDLFAELLAGKDLDPGRVTEAFRDLLSGRVDESLAAALLTALRIKGESADEIAAAATALREQMIRLVPVSSPVVDTCGTGGDETGTFNISTAAALVTAAAGVPVVKHGNRAVSSRSGSADVLRELGVNIEAGPVWAQKCLERYGFAFCYAPQFHPGMAHVNKLRKKLGVRTLFNLLGPLANPASADYQLLGVGKADLLDPLAGAVARLGTHRAILVCAFDGLDEVSLATPTMVRVVEGDEFRVEEWTPADFGLASVALADIRADGPAASAAIVRSVLENKDGPSRRMILANAAAALFAAGAVPTLRAGVERADEAVRSGAAGRVLEHLTRAVVAEPPS; encoded by the coding sequence GTGGAACTCCCCCGTCCGGCCTGGTTCTCAGACCTGTTCGCCGAACTCCTCGCCGGGAAGGACCTGGACCCGGGCCGGGTGACCGAGGCGTTCCGCGACCTCCTCTCGGGCCGCGTGGACGAATCGCTCGCCGCTGCCCTGTTGACCGCCCTGCGGATCAAGGGCGAATCGGCCGACGAGATCGCGGCCGCGGCCACCGCCTTGCGGGAGCAGATGATCCGGCTCGTGCCCGTATCCAGCCCGGTCGTCGACACCTGTGGGACCGGCGGGGACGAGACCGGGACGTTCAACATCAGCACGGCCGCGGCCCTCGTCACGGCCGCGGCCGGGGTGCCGGTGGTCAAACACGGGAACCGGGCCGTGTCGAGTCGGTCCGGCAGCGCAGACGTGCTGCGTGAACTCGGCGTGAACATCGAAGCCGGCCCGGTCTGGGCGCAAAAGTGCCTGGAGCGGTACGGCTTCGCGTTCTGCTATGCCCCGCAATTCCACCCCGGCATGGCCCACGTCAACAAACTGCGGAAGAAACTCGGCGTCCGCACCTTATTCAATCTGCTCGGCCCGCTCGCGAACCCGGCCTCGGCCGATTACCAACTCCTCGGCGTCGGCAAAGCCGACCTGCTCGATCCGCTGGCCGGCGCCGTTGCACGACTCGGCACGCACCGGGCGATCCTGGTCTGCGCGTTCGACGGCCTCGACGAAGTGAGTCTGGCGACCCCGACGATGGTGCGCGTCGTGGAGGGAGACGAGTTCCGGGTCGAGGAATGGACGCCGGCCGATTTCGGACTGGCGTCGGTCGCCCTCGCCGACATCCGCGCGGACGGCCCAGCTGCGAGCGCGGCGATCGTGCGGTCGGTGCTGGAGAACAAAGATGGCCCGTCCCGCCGCATGATCCTGGCGAACGCGGCCGCCGCGCTGTTCGCCGCTGGCGCGGTGCCAACGCTCCGAGCCGGCGTCGAACGGGCCGACGAAGCGGTGCGATCAGGTGCCGCGGGACGGGTTCTGGAGCATTTGACGCGGGCGGTGGTGGCTGAGCCGCCAAGTTGA
- the lexA gene encoding transcriptional repressor LexA, with product MNELAPLTPKQLEIFNFIRKYIEEHGYPPAIRDIGRAFDIVSPNGVMCHLRALQKKGHIHRDEKTDTQGGKARAITIPGVSAGGFSLPMLGLVAAGKALEATEQNERLDMKDLFGGDNLYMLKVRGTSMIESQIADGDYVVIRKQEQADNGEKVVAMVDKSMTLKKFYRKRDHIRLEPCNSTMDPIVVDPSKENVQILGVLVGVIRKC from the coding sequence ATGAACGAACTGGCACCACTCACCCCAAAGCAGCTGGAAATCTTCAACTTCATTCGGAAGTACATCGAAGAGCACGGCTACCCGCCGGCGATCCGGGACATCGGCCGGGCGTTCGACATCGTTTCGCCGAACGGCGTCATGTGTCACCTGCGGGCGCTCCAGAAGAAGGGCCACATCCACCGGGACGAGAAGACGGACACGCAGGGCGGCAAGGCCCGGGCGATCACGATCCCGGGCGTCTCGGCCGGCGGGTTCAGCCTGCCGATGCTCGGTCTGGTAGCCGCCGGTAAAGCCCTCGAAGCGACCGAACAGAACGAGCGCCTCGACATGAAAGACCTGTTCGGTGGCGACAACCTCTACATGCTCAAGGTGCGCGGCACCTCGATGATCGAGAGCCAGATCGCCGACGGCGACTACGTGGTGATCCGCAAGCAAGAGCAAGCCGACAACGGCGAGAAAGTCGTCGCGATGGTGGACAAGTCGATGACCTTGAAGAAGTTTTACCGCAAGCGCGATCACATCCGCCTCGAACCCTGCAACAGCACGATGGACCCGATCGTCGTCGACCCGAGCAAAGAGAACGTGCAAATCCTCGGCGTGCTCGTCGGCGTGATCCGAAAGTGCTAA
- a CDS encoding carbon storage regulator — MLVLSRKLGEKIYIGENICITVVDIDRGKIRLGIEAPRDVPIYRQELLPLAAAQRAEAQTKLPSAS; from the coding sequence ATGTTAGTTCTCAGTCGCAAACTCGGCGAAAAAATCTACATCGGCGAGAACATTTGCATCACCGTGGTCGACATCGACCGCGGCAAAATTCGGCTGGGAATCGAAGCGCCTCGCGACGTTCCGATTTACCGCCAGGAACTTCTCCCGCTCGCCGCCGCACAACGGGCCGAAGCTCAAACGAAGCTGCCGTCCGCGTCGTGA
- a CDS encoding isoaspartyl peptidase/L-asparaginase, giving the protein MPEPVVIATWPFGKLAAETALKQLAGGAAALDAVLAGAQAVENDPTVRSVGFGSLPDRIGRLTLDSSVMDGRTLACGAVAGLEHIRNASAVARRVMEKTPHVLLVGEGAKWFALQQGFTLEMPYTVEGIREWFEKHPDRRKKAADPAVPPPAPAGPEDFQVIDESNHDTVTVLARDKDGHLGGVCTTSGLSHKLPGRVGDSPLIGAGLYVDDLAGAAGATGVGEEIIRIGGSGFVVEQMRAGKSAQEAVELACRRVNAAAVRRGVHPANVAFLALDPKGQVAAAATARTNFQYAVGRAGKVELLKAKEIGAEM; this is encoded by the coding sequence GTGCCCGAACCCGTCGTCATTGCCACCTGGCCGTTCGGCAAACTCGCCGCCGAGACCGCCCTGAAACAACTCGCCGGCGGGGCCGCCGCGCTCGACGCCGTCCTCGCGGGGGCGCAGGCGGTCGAGAACGACCCGACCGTCCGCTCGGTCGGCTTCGGCAGTCTGCCCGACCGGATCGGCCGCCTCACCCTGGACTCCTCGGTGATGGACGGCCGGACCCTCGCGTGCGGCGCGGTGGCCGGGCTGGAGCACATCCGGAATGCGTCGGCGGTCGCCCGCCGGGTGATGGAGAAGACGCCGCACGTTTTGCTCGTCGGCGAGGGGGCGAAGTGGTTCGCGCTCCAGCAGGGGTTTACGCTGGAGATGCCGTACACGGTGGAGGGGATTCGCGAGTGGTTCGAGAAGCACCCGGACCGCCGGAAGAAGGCGGCCGACCCCGCGGTGCCGCCGCCCGCCCCGGCCGGGCCGGAGGACTTCCAGGTGATCGACGAATCGAACCACGACACGGTGACGGTGCTGGCCCGCGACAAGGACGGCCACCTGGGCGGCGTCTGCACGACGTCCGGGTTGTCGCACAAGTTGCCGGGCCGGGTGGGCGATTCGCCGCTGATCGGGGCGGGGTTGTACGTCGACGACCTGGCGGGGGCCGCCGGCGCGACGGGGGTGGGTGAGGAGATCATCCGGATCGGCGGGAGTGGGTTCGTGGTGGAGCAGATGCGGGCGGGGAAGTCGGCTCAGGAGGCGGTCGAGCTGGCGTGTCGCCGGGTGAACGCGGCGGCCGTCCGCCGGGGCGTCCACCCGGCGAACGTCGCCTTCCTGGCGCTCGACCCGAAGGGTCAGGTCGCCGCCGCGGCCACGGCCCGGACGAACTTCCAGTACGCCGTCGGCCGGGCGGGGAAGGTGGAACTACTCAAGGCGAAGGAGATCGGGGCGGAGATGTGA
- a CDS encoding type IV pilus modification PilV family protein encodes MLLNRKRRRRGVTLVEVLVAMFVMALGMVALLTLFPLGAMQIGQALRDDRTGQVATQADKFMRDYWRNRINVSNNNTTLTDATATATMSAGRVTAINVSVAGSGYSIASPPNVFITGGGGSGATAVATVSPVYVSPTQVIGSILSVAMTSQGSGYTSTPNVSFGYRDPNLDAMDNPIYPPSSNALVAGASPVFWPPAGSVTTNEPSYPVLIDILGSQPRVGTNDRFWTAFGSFFPLTPVPNYYFPRRDLALSISAPNSNSSRLQTSSLLDDWTFDTNGAPIATVTSATSSILERQGKYNWAAVLQRPLASTKSVATLKILMFDGRVPFVAGSPGLGTSDEVMVQGSVAIGSRSISVTLPLPGPSQSPLVRRGGWLMDGTIDPVTTPTNPIRNANFYRITGVTEGATTVVGGVTLVNYSLDLDQPIKQTTAPVPAMAGTYTAQLYFFNGLIEVFERKTLQANVHPWLGE; translated from the coding sequence ATGTTGCTTAATCGCAAACGCCGGCGTCGGGGCGTGACCTTGGTCGAAGTCTTGGTGGCCATGTTCGTGATGGCGCTGGGGATGGTCGCGCTCCTGACGCTTTTCCCGCTCGGTGCGATGCAAATTGGTCAAGCGTTGCGAGACGACCGGACAGGTCAGGTTGCCACGCAAGCAGACAAGTTTATGAGAGATTATTGGCGAAACCGCATCAATGTCAGCAACAACAATACGACATTAACGGACGCCACAGCCACGGCTACGATGTCTGCCGGAAGAGTCACAGCGATCAATGTCAGTGTCGCCGGTTCGGGTTATTCGATAGCTTCTCCGCCGAATGTTTTCATCACGGGTGGTGGCGGGTCGGGGGCCACGGCCGTGGCGACTGTCAGCCCTGTATATGTCAGCCCGACCCAGGTCATCGGTTCAATATTGTCGGTGGCAATGACAAGCCAAGGGAGCGGATACACTAGCACACCGAACGTCAGTTTCGGGTATCGCGACCCGAACCTCGACGCGATGGACAACCCGATTTATCCGCCATCGAGCAACGCCCTCGTAGCGGGTGCCAGCCCGGTATTTTGGCCGCCGGCCGGGTCGGTGACCACGAACGAGCCCAGTTACCCAGTTTTGATCGACATCCTCGGCAGTCAGCCGCGGGTGGGAACAAACGATCGCTTCTGGACCGCGTTCGGCAGCTTCTTCCCGCTCACGCCTGTGCCTAATTATTATTTCCCGAGAAGGGATCTGGCGTTAAGCATTTCCGCGCCGAACTCCAATAGCTCGCGGCTCCAGACAAGTTCTCTCCTTGATGACTGGACGTTCGACACAAACGGGGCTCCGATCGCCACCGTGACAAGTGCTACGTCTTCGATATTGGAGCGACAAGGAAAATATAACTGGGCCGCCGTCCTCCAGCGCCCGCTCGCATCGACCAAATCCGTTGCGACGCTCAAAATTCTCATGTTCGACGGCCGGGTACCCTTTGTAGCCGGCTCGCCCGGTCTGGGCACGAGCGATGAAGTGATGGTCCAGGGATCAGTCGCGATCGGTTCTCGGTCGATTTCGGTGACTCTGCCTCTACCCGGTCCCAGTCAGTCGCCTTTGGTGCGGCGGGGTGGTTGGTTAATGGACGGCACCATCGATCCGGTGACCACTCCCACCAACCCGATTCGGAATGCAAATTTTTACCGAATTACCGGCGTTACGGAAGGTGCCACCACGGTCGTCGGCGGGGTAACACTCGTCAACTATTCGCTCGACCTGGACCAACCGATCAAGCAGACGACGGCGCCAGTGCCCGCTATGGCAGGAACTTATACCGCCCAATTATATTTTTTCAACGGTCTAATTGAAGTGTTCGAACGCAAGACGTTACAAGCAAACGTCCACCCCTGGCTCGGTGAGTAA
- a CDS encoding pilus assembly FimT family protein: MSPSSIHRTTGRAGFTLIELLVAVAIMIALAGLTVAAMNSGAFESQKIIGAADRVSTALLISKQRALRDGAPRGVRFLFNAANPTLVTEYQYIEYPDQWTPNPTANPAGPHLVFVYQTSGTTISSRDVYFVGSTADLANLQAQNFTGQGSEYLNLPDFGSYFQIIGMSSQNINFGGSSVTAIRILLSSYPDLGSAGSPTAAPPTATYVTDNFAFQLAAQPILGEPVQLMPSGAAINVQPNTTGVPQTSLHINALSPPPTAASFDICFIPAGQVLGCSTSLICLWVHDPSLTGGASPRTFGGSDNTSFNNAGQQSLIAIYTRTGAIATQPVTAPGNTAPANYDPWSFAKDGINAGF, encoded by the coding sequence ATGTCTCCTTCCAGCATCCACCGCACGACGGGTCGTGCGGGGTTCACGCTGATCGAACTGCTCGTCGCCGTGGCGATCATGATCGCTCTGGCCGGGCTGACGGTCGCGGCGATGAATTCGGGCGCGTTCGAATCCCAGAAAATCATCGGTGCCGCGGACCGCGTTTCCACCGCCCTTTTGATCTCGAAGCAAAGGGCCCTGAGAGACGGCGCGCCCCGTGGAGTACGCTTTCTCTTCAACGCCGCGAACCCGACTCTGGTCACCGAGTACCAGTACATCGAATACCCGGATCAATGGACGCCGAACCCGACCGCGAACCCCGCCGGGCCTCACTTAGTATTTGTCTATCAAACAAGTGGCACGACAATATCATCGCGAGATGTTTACTTCGTTGGAAGTACGGCGGATCTGGCAAATCTTCAGGCACAAAACTTTACAGGGCAAGGTAGTGAATACTTGAATCTCCCCGACTTCGGTTCTTACTTCCAGATTATTGGCATGTCGTCTCAAAACATTAACTTTGGCGGCAGTTCGGTGACAGCCATCCGCATCTTGCTGTCCTCTTACCCCGACCTCGGATCGGCAGGGAGCCCGACCGCCGCCCCGCCGACTGCAACCTACGTCACCGATAACTTCGCGTTCCAGTTGGCCGCCCAGCCCATCCTGGGAGAGCCCGTTCAGCTGATGCCGTCCGGAGCCGCGATTAACGTGCAACCGAATACCACCGGTGTTCCACAGACCAGTCTGCACATCAACGCGTTAAGTCCACCGCCAACAGCGGCTTCGTTCGACATCTGTTTCATTCCGGCCGGCCAGGTGCTGGGGTGCAGTACGAGTCTGATCTGTTTGTGGGTTCATGACCCGTCGTTGACCGGCGGGGCCAGTCCGCGAACATTTGGGGGAAGCGACAACACCAGCTTTAACAATGCCGGTCAACAATCCTTGATCGCAATTTACACGCGGACCGGCGCGATCGCCACGCAGCCCGTCACTGCTCCGGGCAACACCGCACCGGCAAATTACGACCCGTGGTCCTTTGCAAAAGATGGTATCAACGCCGGATTCTGA